The DNA region CAGGCCTATTTCGGCGGTCTCGTCATACCAACGATGGTCACGCTCACCTGCCGTTGAAGACGTGGAGTTCCCTTGGCTGGTGCAGGCAACGACGCTGCTTTCATCCGAAGATCCCGCGATCCCGCTCCACGGCCTCCTGCAGGAACTGCACCACAGCGCGCACGCGCACGAGCTCGCGGGCACTCTCGTGATAGGTCGTCCAATATGCCCTGCGAATGGTAATGTCGGGCAATACGCGCACGAGGCCGTCATGCTGCCGCGCGATATAGCTGTGCAGGATGCCGATCCCAGCGCCGGCGAGAACGGCTTCCGTCTGCCCAATCGCCGAGGAGATCTCGAAGCCGGCATTCCAGTCGCGCATCACCTCGCCGGTAAAATTGAGCGAGGGTGTGAAGATCAGGTCTTCGACATAGCCGATGCGGCGGTGGTTTTTCAGTTCCTCGGCGCTCGACGGCAGGCCGTGTGTTTCGACATAGCCACGGGAGGCGTAGAGCCCGAGCGTATAATCCACCAACTTGGAAGATACGAGGCGGCCCTGATCGGGCCGCTCAAGGGTAACCGCAATGTCC from Rhizobium glycinendophyticum includes:
- a CDS encoding LysR family transcriptional regulator, with protein sequence MNWDDVRIFLAVARTGQILAASRRLGLNHATLSRRLTSLETALKTRLFIRRTNGCELTAEGEAFLSSAERMETEMLEVQARLGRTDTQVAGTVRIGAPDGFGVFFLASRLGALIAQHPELKIQLVPVPRSFSLSQREADIAVTLERPDQGRLVSSKLVDYTLGLYASRGYVETHGLPSSAEELKNHRRIGYVEDLIFTPSLNFTGEVMRDWNAGFEISSAIGQTEAVLAGAGIGILHSYIARQHDGLVRVLPDITIRRAYWTTYHESARELVRVRAVVQFLQEAVERDRGIFG